A genomic segment from Leptolyngbya boryana PCC 6306 encodes:
- a CDS encoding MraY family glycosyltransferase: protein MNIFPSLLLASGGLSFVLVASIRQYLSQYLLDVPNHRSSHTQPTPRGGGLGFVIAFALVSAMLAWLDWQTFTASNALFIWAALIPLIIVGFFDDRGDVPARIRYLVQLSSAGIAIAAFSPFPQPWLAPLGMVGAMLAIALTMIGMTALINFYNFMDGLDGLVAGVSFVQFTYLAIEYNQPMLALLAISLLGFLWWNWSPAKIFMGDVGSTVLGAMIAISLLNQSGGAVQAWSSLAITLPLIADAIYTLIRRVIRKENIFQPHRTHLYQRLQQSGWNHAQVASTYILVTLAIALNLHFLQEFGAWLSLSEVVCAIALGERYLSHQQGIKMRTVIYSSVRNLIMGTRAG, encoded by the coding sequence ATGAATATTTTTCCCAGTCTGCTACTGGCAAGTGGTGGCTTGAGTTTTGTGCTAGTCGCCTCGATTAGACAGTATCTCAGTCAGTATCTTCTTGATGTGCCAAACCATCGCAGTTCGCATACTCAACCGACACCCCGTGGAGGAGGACTTGGGTTTGTGATTGCATTTGCTCTCGTGAGCGCTATGCTAGCGTGGCTGGATTGGCAAACCTTCACTGCTAGCAATGCGTTATTCATTTGGGCGGCTTTAATTCCGTTAATTATTGTTGGCTTTTTCGATGATCGCGGTGATGTTCCCGCTCGAATTCGCTATCTTGTACAACTTAGCTCTGCTGGAATTGCGATCGCAGCGTTTAGTCCTTTTCCTCAACCTTGGCTAGCTCCACTGGGCATGGTTGGAGCGATGCTTGCGATTGCATTAACCATGATTGGGATGACTGCGCTGATCAATTTCTATAACTTTATGGATGGGTTAGATGGATTAGTTGCAGGCGTGTCTTTTGTGCAATTCACGTACTTAGCGATCGAATATAACCAGCCAATGCTCGCGCTGCTGGCGATTTCATTGCTCGGCTTTCTCTGGTGGAATTGGTCACCTGCCAAAATTTTCATGGGGGATGTCGGCAGTACTGTTTTGGGCGCGATGATTGCAATCTCGCTGCTAAATCAGTCTGGTGGTGCGGTGCAGGCTTGGTCATCTTTAGCGATTACATTACCACTGATTGCAGATGCGATTTACACGCTGATTCGGCGTGTGATTCGGAAAGAGAATATCTTTCAGCCGCATCGCACTCACCTTTATCAGAGACTACAGCAATCGGGCTGGAACCACGCTCAAGTTGCTAGCACTTATATTCTGGTCACGCTTGCGATCGCGCTGAATTTACATTTTCTACAGGAATTTGGAGCATGGCTCAGTTTGAGCGAAGTTGTCTGTGCGATCGCGCTTGGAGAAAGATATCTGAGCCATCAGCAAGGCATCAAAATGCGAACGGTAATCTATTCGTCT
- a CDS encoding UDP-glucose 4-epimerase family protein, whose product MNFLITGATGFVGSALCQLLEHSEHTVYGVVRSDAVLPPSVTPILVSSIAELDDHPILPQIDVVIHLAARVHQMNDTAADPLSEFRAVNTEATKSLAIAAATAGVKRFVYLSSIKVNGDGQASPYTERSTPQPADAYGISKWEAECALNEIAATTDLEIVILRPPLVYGAGVKANFLNLMNLVKTGIPLPLGGIHNQRSLVYVGNLVDAIVTCATHPQAAGQTFLVSDSTDVSTPELVRKISESMRKPVRLMPISPVILTNLARILGKTATLDRLFGSLTIDSSKLRQTLNWQPPFTLEQGLEQTARGFQDTH is encoded by the coding sequence ATGAACTTTTTGATTACTGGCGCAACTGGCTTTGTTGGCTCAGCCCTCTGTCAGCTTTTAGAACATTCAGAACATACCGTTTATGGCGTAGTTCGCAGTGATGCAGTGTTACCTCCCTCTGTAACACCAATTTTAGTCTCCTCGATCGCAGAATTGGATGATCATCCCATCCTGCCTCAAATCGATGTTGTCATTCACCTTGCAGCCCGAGTCCATCAGATGAACGATACTGCGGCTGATCCCTTGAGTGAATTTCGGGCAGTCAATACTGAAGCGACCAAATCGCTCGCGATCGCTGCTGCTACTGCTGGAGTCAAACGCTTTGTCTATCTCAGTTCGATTAAAGTCAACGGAGATGGACAAGCATCACCTTACACCGAGCGCAGTACGCCTCAACCTGCTGATGCCTATGGCATCAGTAAATGGGAAGCAGAATGTGCGCTCAATGAGATTGCAGCCACCACTGATTTAGAGATTGTAATTTTGCGCCCCCCATTAGTTTATGGAGCGGGGGTCAAAGCGAATTTTCTCAACTTGATGAACCTAGTCAAAACAGGCATTCCACTCCCGCTCGGTGGAATTCACAACCAGCGGAGTCTAGTCTATGTCGGCAATTTAGTGGATGCGATCGTCACTTGCGCCACACATCCTCAAGCCGCTGGACAGACGTTTCTTGTCAGTGATAGCACAGACGTTTCTACCCCAGAACTCGTTAGAAAAATTTCGGAATCGATGCGTAAACCTGTCCGGTTGATGCCAATCTCGCCTGTAATACTAACTAACCTCGCCCGGATCTTGGGTAAAACGGCAACGCTCGATCGTTTATTTGGTTCACTGACGATCGATAGTTCAAAGCTTCGCCAGACTCTTAATTGGCAGCCTCCGTTTACCCTCGAACAAGGTCTGGAACAAACTGCGAGAGGGTTCCAAGATACACACTGA
- a CDS encoding glycosyltransferase family 2 protein, with translation MKVSIITVTYNAAATIRDTIESVLAQDYPNIEHIIIDGASKDNTVEIVQSYGDRIARFVSEPDRGMYDGMNKGIKLATGDAIAILNADDVYLNSHVISTIVNQFEQHQVDSVFADLVYVKHDEPDKIVRYYSSAHFHPDKFAYGWMPAHPTFVVKRWAFDRYGFFKTDYKIAADYELLIRFLAIHQMSYHYIPQVLVKMRTGGASTANLSSNWILNREIVRGCLENGIQTNMTKVLSKYFVKVFQLVARPA, from the coding sequence ATGAAAGTTTCTATCATTACTGTTACCTACAATGCTGCTGCCACGATTCGAGACACGATCGAATCCGTTCTTGCTCAGGATTACCCCAATATTGAACACATCATTATTGATGGAGCATCCAAAGATAATACGGTCGAAATTGTTCAATCTTATGGCGATCGCATTGCTCGATTTGTCTCAGAACCCGATCGCGGCATGTATGACGGAATGAATAAAGGCATCAAGCTCGCGACAGGCGACGCGATCGCAATTCTGAATGCAGATGATGTGTATCTCAATTCACACGTTATTTCCACGATCGTCAATCAGTTCGAGCAGCACCAAGTCGATTCTGTATTTGCAGATCTCGTATACGTGAAGCATGACGAGCCAGATAAAATCGTGCGCTACTACAGTTCTGCCCATTTCCATCCGGATAAATTTGCTTATGGTTGGATGCCTGCTCATCCGACTTTTGTCGTAAAACGATGGGCATTTGATCGCTATGGTTTTTTCAAAACCGATTATAAGATTGCAGCAGACTATGAACTCTTGATTCGATTTCTGGCAATTCATCAAATGAGCTATCACTACATTCCACAAGTTCTCGTCAAGATGCGGACTGGAGGAGCTAGCACTGCAAATCTCTCAAGCAATTGGATTCTGAACCGAGAGATCGTTCGAGGATGCCTAGAAAATGGCATCCAAACAAACATGACCAAGGTTCTGTCTAAATACTTTGTTAAGGTCTTTCAACTCGTCGCACGCCCCGCATGA
- a CDS encoding WcaF family extracellular polysaccharide biosynthesis acetyltransferase: MTVIHLDQYTIREYTPGAPAWKQLLWFFIGDPIVRSRLLPISSLKVRVLRSFGASIGQGVRIKPGVQVKFPWRLTIGNHCWIGENAWFDNLAPIVLEDHICVSQSVYFCTGNHDWTASTFDLRVAPITVKSGAWLAARSTIAPGVEIGEGSVLSLGSVAVKSLTSWTIYAGNPAVAIKPRAIKEQSFSSSLLNP, encoded by the coding sequence GTGACAGTTATTCATCTTGATCAATACACAATTCGCGAATACACTCCCGGCGCACCTGCTTGGAAACAATTGCTTTGGTTTTTCATCGGAGATCCGATTGTCCGAAGTCGATTGCTCCCGATCTCGAGTCTCAAAGTTAGGGTACTCCGATCGTTTGGCGCATCGATCGGGCAAGGTGTCCGAATTAAACCGGGAGTCCAAGTAAAATTTCCGTGGCGATTGACGATCGGGAATCATTGCTGGATTGGAGAAAATGCCTGGTTTGATAATCTTGCTCCGATTGTTTTAGAGGATCATATCTGTGTGTCCCAATCGGTTTATTTCTGTACTGGTAATCACGATTGGACAGCTTCAACTTTTGATTTGCGAGTTGCACCCATTACCGTAAAATCTGGCGCTTGGTTAGCTGCACGATCGACGATCGCTCCCGGTGTTGAAATTGGCGAAGGCTCGGTTCTGAGCTTGGGAAGCGTTGCTGTAAAATCACTGACTTCTTGGACCATCTACGCGGGCAATCCTGCGGTTGCGATTAAACCTCGCGCTATCAAAGAGCAAAGCTTTTCTTCTAGTCTGTTAAACCCATGA
- a CDS encoding FkbM family methyltransferase → MVTVMNYLLQLRRIGRTLIGKDFFATIDRDYPKQRLGSDYGGWDVMVDRIRPDSIIYSVGVGQDISFDLEMMNRFGVTIHAFDPTPKSIEWVRQQKLTQPFIMHEYGLADFDGTVSFNPPENAQHVSHTLLDRPTTQTNAITVSVKCLETIMRELKHDRIDLLKMDIEGAEYQVIDSLARSQIRPEQLLIEFHHRFPNVGCEKTKQAIRTLQSLRYSLFAASRTGEEFSFVYEGAIC, encoded by the coding sequence ATGGTAACAGTAATGAACTATCTATTACAGCTAAGAAGAATCGGCAGAACGTTAATTGGGAAAGATTTCTTCGCCACCATCGATCGGGACTATCCGAAACAGCGGCTCGGTTCAGACTATGGCGGTTGGGATGTGATGGTTGATCGAATTCGCCCTGATTCAATTATTTATTCGGTTGGGGTCGGGCAAGATATCTCATTTGATCTCGAAATGATGAATCGTTTTGGGGTAACCATTCATGCGTTTGATCCGACTCCAAAATCGATTGAGTGGGTACGACAACAAAAGCTCACTCAACCGTTTATCATGCACGAGTATGGGTTAGCAGACTTTGATGGCACAGTCTCGTTTAACCCGCCTGAAAATGCTCAGCACGTTTCACATACCTTGCTCGATCGCCCAACTACCCAGACCAATGCAATCACTGTCTCAGTCAAATGCTTAGAAACGATCATGCGAGAACTGAAGCATGATCGCATTGATCTGCTGAAGATGGACATTGAAGGCGCAGAATATCAGGTAATAGACAGTCTGGCGCGATCGCAGATTCGACCAGAACAATTGTTAATTGAATTTCATCACCGCTTTCCGAATGTCGGCTGCGAGAAGACCAAGCAAGCCATTCGCACACTTCAAAGCCTGAGATATTCATTGTTTGCGGCATCGAGAACAGGCGAAGAATTTAGCTTTGTCTACGAAGGTGCAATCTGTTAA
- a CDS encoding SGNH/GDSL hydrolase family protein — MKLKPFAILLLGLGLSFAVLELGLRLIFGFGNPPLLQADSKTGYRFQPNQKLFRFGKSIEINQYSQRNPPISAIKPPNTRRILMIGDSVLNGGVQTDQAHTITERFRGLLGGSIEVLNASTGSWGIENRIGYLREFGSFQSDVIIFQIGTSDLIQRTSLGTLIGVDPSFPNQRPWSAISELWSRYILRRFVRQALIMPAYAEARSPQDKAAWFARNSQSLKNEVRSLRTAPETKNVPIIVLYTPYRDEVLPTPQLPLYKAEFFALLNQMKLPVVDVHQAWSSIPVEQKSQYFIDEIHLSETGNQAVADLLFQQLCIQAKSTWCNP, encoded by the coding sequence ATGAAACTCAAACCTTTTGCAATCTTGCTGCTCGGACTTGGGCTGAGCTTTGCGGTGCTTGAACTGGGACTGCGCCTGATTTTTGGATTCGGGAATCCGCCTCTCTTGCAAGCCGATTCAAAGACAGGCTACCGATTTCAGCCGAATCAAAAACTGTTTCGATTTGGGAAATCCATTGAAATTAATCAATATTCTCAGCGCAATCCTCCGATTTCAGCAATTAAACCCCCTAACACTCGACGAATTCTAATGATCGGGGATTCGGTTCTCAATGGAGGCGTACAGACCGATCAAGCTCACACAATTACCGAGCGGTTTCGCGGACTCCTCGGTGGTTCGATCGAAGTTCTGAATGCGTCTACAGGGTCGTGGGGCATCGAAAATCGGATCGGATACTTGCGGGAGTTTGGCAGCTTTCAAAGCGATGTCATTATCTTTCAGATTGGCACAAGCGATTTAATTCAGAGAACCAGTCTTGGAACACTAATTGGAGTTGATCCGAGTTTTCCCAATCAACGTCCTTGGTCAGCGATCTCAGAACTTTGGTCACGCTATATTCTTCGACGATTTGTTCGTCAAGCCCTGATCATGCCTGCTTATGCTGAAGCGAGATCGCCTCAAGATAAAGCCGCATGGTTTGCACGAAATAGTCAGAGCTTGAAAAATGAAGTGCGATCACTTAGAACCGCACCTGAGACCAAAAACGTTCCCATCATCGTGCTATACACGCCCTATCGAGACGAAGTGCTTCCGACTCCGCAACTGCCCTTATACAAAGCCGAGTTTTTTGCACTGTTAAACCAGATGAAGCTCCCTGTAGTTGATGTGCATCAAGCTTGGTCATCGATTCCAGTCGAACAAAAATCGCAGTACTTCATTGATGAAATTCATCTGAGCGAAACAGGCAATCAGGCGGTTGCAGATCTCTTATTTCAACAGCTTTGTATTCAAGCAAAATCGACCTGGTGCAACCCATAA
- a CDS encoding YdcF family protein, translated as MSIHSRLLRCIAAVGVALGLGYIPARLAIARQQSPSPEIILILGGSSDREEYAVHLARRYPSLKIWVSTGSSEAEQIFQTAGIPRSRVYFDQRATDTVTNFTTVVPDFKRMGIQHVYVVTSDYHMPRSEAIATVVFGSQGITFTPVEVSGVHRQESKLRILRDVGRSIVWFMTGRTGASLRDRFR; from the coding sequence GTGTCTATTCATTCTCGACTGCTCCGGTGCATTGCCGCTGTTGGCGTTGCGTTAGGTTTGGGGTACATTCCGGCTCGACTCGCGATCGCGCGTCAGCAATCCCCTTCCCCCGAAATCATCTTGATTTTGGGAGGAAGTTCCGATCGCGAAGAATATGCAGTACATCTTGCTCGACGCTATCCTTCTCTAAAAATTTGGGTCTCGACAGGTTCTTCTGAAGCCGAACAGATTTTTCAGACTGCAGGCATTCCCCGCTCTCGCGTGTATTTCGATCAGCGTGCGACCGACACCGTGACCAACTTCACAACAGTTGTCCCTGACTTCAAGCGCATGGGAATTCAGCATGTTTATGTTGTGACCTCGGACTATCACATGCCCCGATCTGAAGCGATCGCGACTGTTGTATTTGGCAGCCAGGGCATTACGTTCACGCCTGTAGAAGTGTCTGGAGTGCATCGCCAGGAATCAAAACTACGAATTCTCCGAGATGTAGGACGATCGATAGTGTGGTTCATGACAGGGCGAACCGGAGCAAGTTTGCGCGATCGATTTCGATAA
- a CDS encoding glycosyltransferase family 2 protein has product MLNTITPVILTYNEEANLGRTLQHLTWAKQIVIVDSYSQDRTLDIAQSYPQVKLLQRRFDTHANQWNYAIDQVQTEWVLSLDADYTLSQALIEEMKTLDPHTAIDSYFISFTYCVFGKPLRGTLLPPREALFRRDHAVYIDDGHTQLLKVKGRSSTLKAPIFHDDRKPLSRWLWAQDRYMVLEVKKLRSTSADELSLGDRIRKTKILAPFVILIYCLILKGGILDGWAGWYYTFQRVLAEILLSIHLIQAEESS; this is encoded by the coding sequence ATGCTGAATACCATCACTCCAGTTATTCTTACCTATAACGAAGAAGCGAACCTCGGTCGCACACTCCAGCATCTCACCTGGGCAAAACAGATCGTGATTGTCGATAGCTACAGTCAAGATCGTACCCTTGATATTGCTCAATCCTATCCTCAGGTTAAGCTTCTCCAGCGAAGGTTTGACACACACGCTAATCAGTGGAATTATGCGATCGATCAAGTTCAAACCGAATGGGTACTGTCGCTTGATGCGGACTATACCTTAAGTCAAGCTTTGATCGAAGAGATGAAAACTTTAGATCCGCATACGGCGATCGATAGCTATTTCATTTCATTTACGTACTGTGTGTTTGGTAAGCCGCTCCGGGGAACCTTGTTGCCACCGCGCGAAGCATTATTCCGACGTGATCACGCCGTTTATATCGACGATGGGCACACTCAATTGCTCAAGGTCAAAGGCAGATCATCAACGCTCAAAGCTCCAATTTTCCATGACGATCGTAAACCTCTGAGCCGCTGGCTCTGGGCACAAGATCGCTACATGGTGCTAGAAGTCAAAAAACTACGATCGACTTCAGCAGATGAACTGAGTTTAGGCGATCGAATTCGCAAAACCAAGATTCTCGCGCCCTTTGTAATTTTGATCTACTGTCTGATTCTCAAAGGAGGAATTCTCGACGGTTGGGCAGGCTGGTACTACACCTTTCAGCGCGTGCTTGCCGAAATTTTGTTATCGATCCATCTCATTCAAGCCGAGGAGAGTTCGTAA
- a CDS encoding glycosyltransferase family 4 protein: MKIAIAMGPWLPVPAIQGGAVNRRWQGVAEEFAALGHEVIMLCRSFSGQPALEVLNGVQYVRRGGFTWTTKIWIDLIKDLSYALTTAPTLPSTDILIINDFWLPVFAPLHPNIKKVVVNVGRFPKGQYFLYRQVDRFAVASRAMETAIAAQYPSAISRMKVVPNPISTTVFQPATNLYQNRDEKVILYVGRIHPEKGLHLLIAAFALISKELPTVRLRIIGPSGTHQGGGGADYLNQLKQQAEGLKVEFVAPIFDPEALARAYQEADLFCYPSLAEKGEAFGVAPLEAMATGLVPIVSNLDCFKDFIADQTTGFFFDHRSAEATENLATVLKRALCDWERTRSMKIQARQQAEQFSYRNVAEQYLADFEALLDLDKEVASQHE, from the coding sequence ATGAAAATCGCGATCGCAATGGGTCCTTGGTTGCCTGTCCCTGCAATTCAAGGGGGCGCAGTTAATCGGCGGTGGCAAGGGGTTGCAGAAGAATTTGCAGCATTGGGACATGAAGTAATCATGCTTTGTCGATCGTTTTCAGGTCAGCCCGCGCTTGAGGTACTCAACGGTGTTCAGTATGTCCGTCGTGGTGGATTTACCTGGACGACTAAAATCTGGATTGACTTAATCAAAGATCTCTCTTATGCACTCACTACTGCACCTACATTGCCGTCAACCGATATTTTGATCATTAATGACTTTTGGCTTCCGGTCTTTGCACCGCTGCATCCGAACATCAAAAAAGTGGTCGTGAATGTAGGACGGTTTCCGAAAGGACAATACTTTCTGTATAGACAAGTTGATCGATTTGCGGTTGCATCTCGTGCCATGGAGACTGCGATCGCAGCGCAATATCCCAGTGCAATATCCCGGATGAAAGTCGTGCCCAATCCGATCAGTACCACAGTGTTCCAGCCCGCCACCAATTTATATCAGAACCGAGATGAAAAAGTAATTCTCTATGTGGGTCGGATTCATCCTGAAAAAGGATTGCATCTATTAATCGCTGCTTTCGCTCTCATCTCAAAAGAGTTGCCGACAGTTCGATTAAGAATTATCGGTCCTAGTGGAACCCATCAAGGAGGGGGTGGCGCAGACTATCTCAATCAGTTGAAGCAGCAAGCTGAAGGCTTGAAAGTAGAGTTTGTTGCGCCGATTTTTGATCCAGAAGCACTTGCTAGAGCTTATCAAGAAGCAGATTTATTCTGTTATCCGTCGCTTGCTGAGAAAGGAGAAGCCTTTGGAGTTGCACCGCTCGAAGCGATGGCGACTGGGCTTGTTCCGATCGTATCAAACTTAGATTGTTTCAAGGACTTCATCGCAGATCAAACCACCGGATTCTTTTTTGATCACCGCAGTGCTGAAGCGACTGAGAATTTAGCGACTGTATTGAAACGAGCGCTTTGTGATTGGGAAAGGACTCGATCGATGAAAATCCAAGCAAGACAACAAGCTGAACAATTTAGCTATCGCAATGTCGCAGAGCAGTACTTAGCCGATTTTGAAGCGTTACTTGACTTAGATAAGGAGGTCGCAAGCCAGCATGAATAA
- a CDS encoding glycosyltransferase gives MRVLHAIGGLEQRTGGTARIAVNLCDALVHQGIETSLIATVITRSGAELVDFSMIANRVHLFERMNIERFTFSLPLRRWLTQNVRNYDLVHVHGLFSYSGYTSAAIARRRNIPYLIAPHGMLEPWAFAHKPRRKAFGFRLVEEKNLTHAAVINATSSPEIQSIAARCPHDRIRFIPNGISSSVFEQSLNPEQFYKQFPQTQGKDLLLFLGRIDPKKGLDLLAPAFAQLNRSFSNTHLVVAGPDGIGFLERAKQFFIDAGCFDKVTFTGNLSGTLKQSALAAATAYIAPSYSEGFSVSVLEGMAAGLPCIITTGCNFPEAKHVAYVTDIDVDAIANALIECFSDLSRATALGQQARQFILDRYTWDQVATQMIDLYQEILSHSSLQVPV, from the coding sequence ATGAGAGTGCTCCATGCGATCGGAGGATTGGAACAAAGAACAGGCGGGACAGCCCGAATTGCCGTCAATCTCTGCGATGCTTTAGTGCATCAAGGCATTGAAACAAGCCTGATTGCAACTGTGATCACGAGGTCTGGAGCAGAACTGGTCGATTTTAGTATGATTGCAAATCGGGTTCATCTATTCGAGCGTATGAATATTGAGCGATTTACCTTTTCCCTGCCTCTGAGACGCTGGCTAACCCAGAACGTTCGGAACTATGATTTAGTTCACGTTCACGGATTGTTTAGTTATTCTGGCTATACTTCAGCCGCGATCGCACGTCGCCGGAACATTCCTTATTTGATTGCGCCTCATGGAATGCTAGAACCCTGGGCATTTGCACATAAACCGCGTCGTAAAGCGTTCGGATTTCGCCTCGTGGAGGAGAAGAATCTAACGCACGCGGCTGTGATTAACGCGACTTCTAGCCCAGAGATTCAATCGATTGCGGCTCGGTGTCCTCACGATCGAATTCGATTTATTCCGAATGGCATTAGTTCATCTGTGTTTGAGCAATCTCTTAACCCAGAGCAATTCTACAAACAGTTTCCTCAAACCCAGGGAAAAGATTTACTTCTGTTTCTCGGACGAATTGATCCGAAAAAGGGATTAGATTTGCTAGCTCCTGCATTTGCTCAACTGAATCGCAGTTTTTCCAACACTCATTTAGTTGTAGCGGGACCGGATGGAATTGGTTTTTTAGAAAGAGCGAAACAGTTCTTTATTGATGCAGGATGCTTCGATAAAGTGACCTTCACTGGAAATCTCAGCGGCACTCTCAAACAGTCTGCTCTCGCAGCTGCAACTGCTTACATTGCGCCTTCTTATTCTGAAGGCTTTAGCGTTTCGGTCTTAGAAGGCATGGCAGCAGGTCTACCTTGCATCATTACCACTGGCTGTAACTTTCCAGAAGCAAAACATGTCGCCTACGTCACGGATATCGATGTAGATGCGATCGCAAATGCTTTAATCGAATGTTTCTCTGATCTATCCAGAGCAACAGCCCTTGGTCAACAGGCACGACAGTTCATTCTGGATCGCTATACCTGGGATCAAGTCGCGACACAAATGATTGATCTCTATCAAGAAATTCTTTCTCATTCTTCGTTGCAGGTTCCTGTATGA
- a CDS encoding glycosyltransferase family 4 protein, with protein sequence MTHIAVLFTNYGPYHLARLEGLYHHCHQIGWQVSAIELARSDTDYAWQANVENLPYPLITLCPQSLPSVKLSELIAQIYQGLNRLRPDVLAIAGYAHPGMLAALSWTVSHRKAAILISATKEDDAARQTWQEWIKRGLLTQYRAALVGGQPQKRYLMRLGVPEERIFTGYNVVGNATFHPDQIRSLPNPIGQPFFLSVNRFVPKKNLFRLLTAYANYWNQVGDPSWHLVLCGDGAQRSEIEQQIQALNLTAQVHLPGFLQQEALLPYYAHAQCFIHASLQEQWGLVVNEAMAAGLPVLLSRTCGCYEDLLVEGTNGWGFDPLDSEQLTQLMLRMTQGDPRSMGQAALAHIQKFSPDYFAQGLVGAAQISLCRSTKDVFQTAGGGSTS encoded by the coding sequence ATGACTCACATTGCGGTTCTGTTTACGAACTATGGTCCTTATCATCTGGCACGGTTAGAAGGACTTTATCACCATTGCCACCAAATTGGATGGCAGGTGAGCGCGATCGAACTTGCTCGGTCTGATACAGACTATGCGTGGCAAGCGAACGTCGAGAATCTGCCTTACCCACTGATTACGCTTTGTCCTCAGTCACTGCCCTCTGTGAAGCTTTCTGAATTAATTGCTCAGATCTATCAGGGACTGAATCGGCTGCGACCAGATGTGTTAGCGATCGCGGGATATGCTCACCCAGGCATGCTGGCTGCTTTAAGCTGGACAGTCTCTCATCGCAAAGCAGCTATTTTGATTTCTGCAACGAAAGAAGATGATGCTGCGCGTCAAACTTGGCAAGAATGGATCAAACGAGGCTTGCTCACGCAGTATCGAGCCGCACTTGTGGGTGGACAGCCTCAGAAGCGCTATTTAATGAGGCTTGGAGTGCCAGAGGAGCGAATTTTTACTGGATACAATGTGGTCGGAAATGCAACGTTTCATCCCGATCAAATTCGATCACTGCCGAATCCTATCGGTCAACCCTTTTTTCTTTCTGTCAATCGTTTCGTTCCCAAGAAGAATCTATTTCGACTGCTCACCGCGTACGCGAATTACTGGAATCAAGTCGGTGATCCATCATGGCATCTGGTGTTGTGCGGAGACGGAGCGCAGCGATCGGAGATTGAACAGCAGATTCAAGCCTTAAATTTGACAGCGCAGGTTCACTTACCTGGATTTTTACAGCAAGAAGCGTTACTGCCTTACTATGCGCATGCGCAATGTTTCATTCATGCCAGTTTACAAGAACAGTGGGGATTGGTCGTGAATGAGGCAATGGCGGCAGGTTTACCTGTTTTGCTCTCTCGAACGTGCGGGTGCTACGAAGACTTGTTGGTCGAAGGCACGAATGGATGGGGATTTGATCCCCTTGATTCGGAGCAATTGACTCAATTGATGCTGAGAATGACTCAAGGTGATCCGCGATCAATGGGACAAGCCGCACTCGCGCACATTCAAAAGTTCTCTCCAGATTATTTTGCTCAGGGATTAGTCGGAGCGGCACAGATCTCACTCTGTCGTTCTACAAAAGATGTGTTTCAAACAGCGGGAGGAGGCAGTACGTCATGA